Part of the Lotus japonicus ecotype B-129 chromosome 6, LjGifu_v1.2 genome, ACCCATTTTGAAGCCCAAGTTGCGTTTTTCATCAGATTTTCGGTGGAAACCTTATATATACTTAATTTTATCATTAGTGGAGGATCTTTTGACTATTACTTGAGTGGAGAAACCCTAGGAGAGCTCTGGGAAGTGCTTTTAAAGGATTGATACTCAGGTTTTATGCTTAATTTCTTTTCTATTATGGATTTCTTAGCCATGTTCGGCTAATTTCTCTTTTGTTTCGGGTTTCCGAACGGATCTTATGAAGTCCTAGTTTAATTGAAGTACAATTTCTATTCTATTCCTTTGTCTACTCCCTTAAACCCTTTTCTGATTATAATTCTACGATTGAATGCATGCTTTCGTCATACTTTTCTACATGAGAACGACAGTTGATTGTGGGGAAGGGAACTTGAATTAGGGTTGTCTAGAATTGTGTTACTGGCTAGACATAGAGGTAACGACTAGATTTGTAGGTCTGAATTAAGTGCTTAATGCTTTGGTTAATTATTCTAGTTGCAAGAAATTGGACTCGTTGATTAATCAAAAGGGTTTcttatgcgagacatcgataagTTATCACATAGATTTATGCAATTAGGGTTTAACAAAGGAATTGATAGGAATTGTACCAAAGAGGACTAGGATTGAGTAGGTGAAGTGGAAACCCGGGGCAAGTTTTTCTCTCTGAATCTGAGAATCAATTTATTTTCACGTTTTGCTACCAACTAGTTACAATCAAACAAAATTCACTAAAAGGTTTTTACTCGCTTTTATACTTTGGAATAGAACTTGAAGCTAGATTTAATACAATCAATCCCTGAGTTCGATCTTTTTAACCGGGCAATTCGTGCACTTGCGAATAGCTATCACTGGTCATGAGTCGGAGACGACGGTGTGTTAATACGCTTAACCTCGGTCAGCTGAGCATGAGAGTCGTAAGCTTGTCCCGTCTTCGCCTAAGGGCATAAGACACAAGAGTGCAAACGGTTACGGTCGTTTCGTCCCACCTACGGGTGCGTGACGTTGGATATCCAAAAGAGATGAGGTATAGTGATTGACAAACCTTGAGAGGTTGAGATGAGTTTGATAGGACGCATAGACTAACTGAGCCTTAGGCTATGTGACTAACTATAACTGTGATGTTATATGCTATATGTGATCATATCATATTTGTTTGACCTTATATGTTTGATTTCGAAGTTGACCCTCTCTTTTTGTATTGCGTGTTGTGTAGGCGCTTATCGCCATTAGATGGACCATTAGGAGAAACCACCGAACCCTCCACCCGTTGAGACAAAGGGACGTTACCCTGAGGAGGAGTTGCTGCATATGGTCTGTATCATAACATGGATGATGGACGAGTGGGAGGAACGTTTGAAGGTTGAGTTACGTACGTACTACTAGTTCAAGCACGCATCGAAGAACTTCTCAAGCGACGTAGAACTTAGCTTGGGTTGAGAGATGTGTACTTTGGGTTAAGGTTTTGAGCATACAATTTATCTTAGGATTTACAGTTTTCAGTTATTTTGATTTGAACAAGAGTTTCATTTTGATGTAATTTCTTTTGATAAGAGTTTTGAATAATGATTGAGTTTACAAGTTCATTTATGAAGTGATTATTTCGTTTACTATATGTTTTTAAAATGATTCAAGTTTACGCTGACGTATTCATATCAAGTGCTTTTCGTCGAGAAATTTCTAATTAAGGTTTTTCTGAAAGAGGTTTCGTAATTAATGTGGTTTATTAATCGACGAAAATTTATTCATGTTTTTGGAAATTGGTTACTacgtgacactcgagaaatggGGGCATTATATtttttggtatcagagctccggttgaagAAACCAGAGCTATTTAAGTTTGGAACTCGAGTCTTAGAACTCACATCTTAACTTTATTCACATTTTAGCTATTTTGGTACATTTTGGTAtaaagttgttttccttttcaaaCAAGTTTTCTAGATGTCCGCGAGAGTTGGGTAGAAGGATTGTTTGATAAGATGTTTGAAGTTTGACCTTGAGTTGGTTTGGAGCATCATTGTCGTGATGCTCCTATTTTAAGTTGTAGATGATGATTGAAGGCTGTGAACGCCTAGATTGTGATGTTTTGTGTTTCAAATCAAGAGAGCTGATATATTGGTTGTTGTGTTGCTTCGTGCAGATCCAGATCACAATGCCTCCACGACAGGACCCAACCAATGCTCAGCTAGTTCAAGCGTTGACGCAACTAGCTCAGATCATGGCTCAACAGGCCAATGCGAATGCTGCTCAAGCCGCCGCCCAAGCTCAACGGGTTACGGAAGAGAATGCTAGAAGGGTGCAGAGACAGGAAAGAGAGAAGGCACAGGCTCAAGTGAAGATACTGACTGACTTTAACCgccaggatccacctaagtttcaCGGAGAAGTCGAGCATGAGAAGGCTGACAAATGGCTGCGGGAGACGGAGAAGATCTTTGAAGTACTTCGTACTCCGGCTAATGAGAAGGTGAGACTGGAAACTTTTCAGCTGAAGGgtgatgctgaatactggtggaggaGCGCCAGGCAGTTGATGACGGCCAATCAGGTGGCTGTTAACTGGGATTCTTTCAAGCAAGCGTTtctggacaagtactttccgGAGACAGCTCGAGAGGATATGGAAGATCAGTTCCTCAGACTGAGACAAGGAAGTATGACCGTTAGGGAGTATGCTGCTAGACTGGAGACTTTGTCTAAGCATTTCAAGTGTTTCCAAGTGCGTGTGTATGAAGTGTATCTTTACAACCGCTTCATGGTAGGATTGAGGAATGAGATTGAGGAGTCGGTGAGACCTTTGGGGATTCGAAACTACCGTCAACTAGTGGAGAAATCCCGAGAAGTAGAGGCTATGAAGAGTCATCGGGAAAGTGGAGGACCCATTCGGTCCAATCAACAACATACTGGGAAGAGTGACAAGGGGAAGTTGCATCAGAagaagccatatcaacgtcctaGTGGTAGACGAAAGTATGCTGGAAGTGGTGGGGTACCAACCCCAAAGAAGGATGTGGTTTGCTTCAAGAcagggcactatgccaatgagTGTGGAGAAACTGGAACAGTGTGCTGGAATTGTCAGAAACTAGGACATATTGCGAGAGACTGCAAGACACTTAAGGCTGAACCAGCTTTGAATGCTGCTAAGGGAAAGCGACATGCTGCACAGGCACGCGTGTTTTCCATTACCGGGCAAGAAGCCGAGAATGCAAGTGGACTGATACAGGGTACATGTACTATTACTGGAACCCCTTTATCTGTTTTATTTGATTCGGGTGCTACACACTCTTTTGTATCTGTGCATTGTGTGAAGAGACTATGACTACCTGTTGTAGATTTACCTTTCAATTTGGTGGTATCGACCCCTGCCACCAATAGTTTGGTTGCGAGTACGACATGCTTGCAATGTCCGTTGATCTTTGAGAACCGTAAGTTCCTTGCAAACTTGGTATGTTTGGAGCTCGTACAGTTGGAGCTCCAAACATACCAAGTTCGCAAGGAACTTCATCCACACGCACTTGGAAAAACCTGAAATGCTTAGAAAAAGTCTCCAGTCTAGCAACATACTCCCCAACGGTCATACTTCCTTGTCTCAGTATAAGGAACGGATCTTCCATATCCTCTCGAGCTGTCTCCGAAAAGTACTTGTCCAGAAACGCTTGCTTGAAAGAATCCTAGTTAACAGCCACTTGATTGGCCGTCATCAACTACCTGGCGCtcctccaccagtattcagcctCACCCTTCAGCTGAAAAGTTGCCAGTCCCACCTTCTCATCAGCCGGAGTACGAAGTACTTCAAAGATCTTCTCCGTCTCCTGCAGCCATTTTTCAGCCTTCTCAGGCTCGACTTCTCCGtgaaacttaggtggatcctgacGGTTAAAGTCAGTCAGTATCTTCACTTGAGCATGTGCCTGCTCTCTTTCCTGTCTCTGCACCCTTCTAGCATTCTCTTCTGCATCCCGTTGAGCTTGGGCAGCGGCTTGAGCAACATTCGCATTGGCCTGTTGAGCCATAACCTGAGCCAGTTGCGTCAACGCTTGAGCTAGCTGAGCATTGGTTGGGTCCTGTCGAGGAGGCATTGTCATCTAGATCTGCACAAAGCAACACCACAACCAATAAATCAGCTTTCTCGATCACAAAACACAAAATATCATAATCTAGGCGTTCATAGCCTTCGACATCAACTTCAACTTAAAATAGGAGTATCACGGAAATGATGCTCCAAACCAACTCAAGGTCAAACTTCAAGCAACTTATCAAAAAATCCTTCTACCCAACTCTCGCGGACATCTAGAAAACTTGTTagaaaaggaaaacaactttaTACCAAAATGTACCAAAATAGCTAAAATGTGAATAAAGTTAAGATGTGAGTTCTAAGACTCGAGTTCCAAACTCAAATAGCTATGGTTTCTTCAACCGGAGCTTTGATACcaaaatgtaacgccccgatttctcgagtgtcacgtAGTAACCAATTTCCAAAAACATGAATAAATTTTCGCCGATTAATAAACCTCATTAATTACGAAAATTAGAAATTTCTCAATGAAAAAGCACTTGATATGATGAAATGAATACGTCAGCAGAAACTTGAACTATTTAAAATGTATAGTAAAAGTAATAATCACTTCAATGATAAATTTGTAAACTCAATCATTATTCAAAACTCTTATGAAAAGAAATTACATCAAAATGAAACTCATGTTCAAATCAAAATAACTGAAAACTGTAAATCTTAAGATAAACCGTACGCTCAAAACCTTAACTCAAAGTACACATCTCTCAACCCAAGCTAAGTTCTACGTCACTTGAGATCAAATCTTTATCAACTCAAAGTACACACTTTAGTAGTTCCCTTACGTACGCACGTAACTCCACCTTCAAACGTTCCTCCCGCTCGTCCATCATCCATGTTATGATACAGACCATAGGCAGCAGCTCCTCCTCAGGGTAACGTCCCTCTATCTCAACGGGTGGAGGGTTCGGTGGTTTCTCCTGATGGTCCATCTAATGGCGATAAGCGCCCACACAACACGCAATACAAACAGAGAGGGTCAACTTCGAAATCAAACATATAAGGTCAAACAAATATAATATGATCACATATAGGATATAACATCACAGTTATAGTTA contains:
- the LOC130725439 gene encoding uncharacterized protein LOC130725439 → MPPRQDPTNAQLVQALTQLAQIMAQQANANAAQAAAQAQRVTEENARRVQRQEREKAQAQVKILTDFNRQDPPKFHGEVEHEKADKWLRETEKIFEVLRTPANEKVRLETFQLKGDAEYWWRSARQLMTANQVAVNWDSFKQAFLDKYFPETAREDMEDQFLRLRQGSMTVREYAARLETLSKHFKCFQVRVYEVYLYNRFMVGLRNEIEESVRPLGIRNYRQLVEKSREVEAMKSHRESGGPIRSNQQHTGKSDKGKLHQKKPYQRPSGRRKYAGSGGVPTPKKDVVCFKTGHYANECGETGTVCWNCQKLGHIARDCKTLKAEPALNAAKGKRHAAQARVFSITGQEAENASGLIQGTCTITGTPLSVLFDSGATHSFVSVHCVKRL